A portion of the Clupea harengus chromosome 18, Ch_v2.0.2, whole genome shotgun sequence genome contains these proteins:
- the LOC105912885 gene encoding alpha-2 adrenergic receptor-like: MGSLNSSGIDAFPFFPANSSRTLDAQYSLATIAGLAALVSFLILFTIVGNVLVVIAVLTSRALKAPQNLFLVSLATADILVATLVMPFSLANELMGYWYFGKVWCGIYLALDVLFCTSSIVHLCAISLDRYWSVTQAVEYNLKRTPRRLKGIIVVVWLLSALISSPPLITIEGHPEFQALRPQCKLNDDTWYMLSSSIGSFFAPCLIMVAVYVRIYQVAKTRTRSASGKKKCVVGSDGVTQTQTENGFSKAAVTGVSVGDSPVGVLRVNGEQRENGHCLSAPTTPARGQMTTTGTTTTEDLEAEESSSSEGKGARQEKDPAGGGGADGHKGSVQPKHAGRASRASCKSMDLFASRRKRRGTASRKKASQAREKRFTFVLAVVMGVFVICWFPFFFTYSLQAVCRACYIPDPLFKFFFWIGYCNSSLNPVIYTIFNQDFRRAFQKILCKSWKKSF, from the exons ATGGGATCTCTCAACTCCAGTGGAATTGATGCTTTCCCCTTCTTCCCTGCAAATTCCTCCCGGACGCTGGACGCTCAGTATTCCCTGGCGACAATTGCCGGTCTGGCAGCGCTCGTAAGCtttctcattttgttcaccatTGTCGGGAATGTGCTCGTGGTGATCGCAGTACTAACAAGCCGGGCACTCAAAGCCCCACAGAACCTCTTCCTGGTCTCCTTGGCTACAGCTGACATTCTGGTGGCTACACTGGTGATGCCGTTCTCCCTCGCCAATGAGCTCATGGGATACTGGTACTTCGGCAAAGTTTGGTGTGGCATCTACCTGGCATTAGACGTCTTATTCTGCACCTCCTCCATCGTCCATCTGTGTGCCATCAGCCTTGACCGGTACTGGTCGGTAACGCAGGCGGTCGAGTACAACCTGAAACGGACGCCGAGGCGCTTGAAAGGCATCATCGTGGTGGTGTGGCTGCTGTCGGCGCTCATCTCCTCGCCGCCGCTCATCACCATCGAGGGGCACCCGGAATTCCAGGCGCTGCGCCCGCAGTGCAAGCTGAACGACGACACCTGGTACATGCTCTCCTCCAGCATCGGCTCCTTCTTCGCCCCTTGCCTCATCATGGTGGCTGTGTACGTGCGCATCTACCAGGTGGCCAAGACGCGCACGCGCAGCGCCTCCGGGAAGAAGAAGTGTGTGGTGGGCTCTGACGGTgtgacacagacgcagacggaGAACGGATTCAGCAAGGCGGCGGTGACAGGGGTATCGGTCGGGGATTCACCGGTGGGGGTGCTTAGGGTCAACGGCGAGCAGCGGGAGAACGGACACTGCCTGTCGGCACCCACCACACCCGCGCGCGGCCAGATGACCACCACcggcaccaccaccacagaggatctggaggcagaggagagcagcTCGTCGGAGGGTAAAGGCGCACGGCAGGAGAAAGACCCGGCAGGGGG CGGCGGGGCAGACGGGCACAAGGGCAGCGTTCAGCCCAAGCACGCCGGTCGGGCATCGCGCGCCAGCTGCAAGTCCATGGACCTGTTCGCCTCGCGGCGGAAGCGGCGTGGCACGGCGTCGCGCAAGAAGGCTTCGCAGGCGCGCGAGAAGCGCTTCACCTTCGTGCTGGCCGTGGTCATGGGCGTGTTCGTGATCTGCTGGTTCCCCTTCTTCTTCACCTACAGCTTGCAGGCCGTGTGCCGGGCCTGTTACATCCCCGACCCTCtcttcaaattcttcttctggATCGGGTACTGCAACAGCTCCCTCAACCCCGTCATCTACACCATCTTCAACCAGGACTTCCGCAGGGCCTTCCAGAAGATTCTCTGCAAGTCCTGGAAGAAATCCTTTTAG
- the si:dkeyp-74b6.2 gene encoding cerebellin-1, producing the protein MVPVRGLSCSVVPQYVSLLLGLALLVPLGVWGQNDTEGLVLEGKCLVVCDSTPTAEPSGNPLGMSVRSGTGRVAFSAIRNTNHEPSEMSNRTMTIYFDQVLVNVGAHFDPARSVFLAPRKGVYSFSFNVVKVYNRQTIQVSLVLNGWPVISAFAGDQDVTREAATNAGLITMERGDKAYLKLERGNLMGGAPPEKNPPPPRTNLSVAVPTSICCVVRDLEFGSCLSGKNSTFPSSAPPTPLTILMDSQIQVGLLGSRVTYDRHASAELAVPRSGQIR; encoded by the exons ATGGTTCCTGTCAGGGGCTTGTCCTGCTCCGTGGTGCCCCAGtacgtctctctcctcctggggCTGGCACTGCTGGTGCCCCTGGGGGTCTGGGGGCAGAACGACACAGAGGGCCTCGTGCTGGAGGGGAAGTGTCTGGTGGTGTGCGACTCCACGCCCACCGCTGAGCCCTCTGGGAACCCGCTGGGGATGTCGGTGCGATCGGGCACGGGCCGCGTGGCCTTCTCGGCGATCCGCAACACCAACCACGAGCCATCAGAGATGAGCAACCGCACCATGACCATCTACTTCGACCAG GTTCTGGTAAACGTGGGGGCCCATTTTGACCCGGCACGCAGCGTTTTCCTGGCGCCACGAAAAGGAGTCTACAGCTTCAGCTTCAATGTGGTCAAAGTGTACAACAGGCAAACCATCCAG GTCAGTCTGGTGTTAAACGGCTGGCCAGTGATCTCGGCTTTTGCCGGGGACCAGGATGTGACCAGAGAGGCTGCCACCAACGCCGGGCTGATCACCATGGAGAGGGGGGACAAGGCTTACCTCAAGCTGGAGAGGGGGAATTTGATGGGAGG GGCTCCCCCTGAAAAAAATCCACCTCCGCCCAGGACAAACCTGTCCGTCGCCGTGCCAACATCGATTTGCTGTGTGGTCAGAGACCTGGAGTTCGGCAGCTGTTTGTCCGGTAAAAATAGCACCTTCccctcctccgccccccccacccccctcaccatCCTTATGGACTCGCAGATTCAGGTGGGGTTGCTGGGAAGCCGAGTCACGTACGACCGTCACGCGTCGGCTGAACTAGCTGTCCCTCGTAGCGGGCAGATCCGGTAG